In the genome of Camelus bactrianus isolate YW-2024 breed Bactrian camel chromosome 18, ASM4877302v1, whole genome shotgun sequence, the window GGTCAGGAATTATGACCCTGACCAGTCAGAAGAGGGCAGTCCTCTgttggaggagcaggaggagacaTTTGGGAGGGGCAGGAATGCTCGGGAAGTACTTTGGCCTCCTCCAGAGAGGGATGGGGAACCATGGATGGTTCTCGAGCATCTCAGAGGGGCTTAATGGGAGCTAGATAAACCAGCCAAAGAAGGTGCCAACAACCGCTCGCTGTCCCAGAGGAGGTGCTGAGCTGGAATCCTCTGTAACAGGGAGGATGGACCCCTCACCTGAGCACCTTGTGGGTGATGTCATCATCTGTGATTCCGCTGTACATCAGGTCCTCGTTCCACACGGGATTCAGCGTGTTCCTCTGAGTTTTAGTTTTTAGCTTATTGGCCTAATATGTGGGGACCAAGGGTTCTCAGTACATTCCCCCAGACCCACAGAGGCTGAAGGCAGGGGAAGTTGGGGACAGACCGACAAGCTGGGTTAGGCTTGGGGGCGAGGAGCCCATTACCTTGCAGGCTCCAGGCAGCAGATGCAGCTTGACGTAGGGGTCGGCCAGGCCATTGAAATCCATGGGCTTGAggccctggggagaaggggagggaagagggctgTGAGCTCCCAGCCtgcccgccttccctccctccctctgcagagTGGACCTTTGGAGGGTGGAGAGCCAAGAATgctgctggggaggtgggggagcaggagTCAGGgctcaggaagggaagggaggatggAAACCACCCTCCCAGGGTGGGAGGCAAACAGGGCCAGAGCTTGGGAGGCAGGGAGTACCCACCTTGGCCCTGAGGATACTACAGTGCAGAGTGCAAGAAGCCTGGTCGTAGAGAAGGTCAAACTCCAGCATGCCCAGGGCAGctggagaagagggaagaggtAGCCTGAGTGAGTCCGTGCATAAAGACAGGTGTGTGTGAGAGACTGGTGGGCAGGCCCCCTATGTGCGCCAGCTGTGAaggtgtgtgcgtgtctgtgtctgTCAGCCTGCGAATGTGTGCGCGTCTGGGTCCCTGGCTGGGGTGCAACTGGGGCTGTGTGGGTGGTTGTGTCTCAGCAGAAATATTGAATACTGAGCCTTGCTGAAGCTGTAATCTCCACTCCAACTGCAGCTGGGCAGCAGtgcccaccacctccccacccctcagcacCGCCCCATCCCCTTCCCACAAGCCTGGAGGCCCCCATTAGCACCCTGGGCCCTTCAAGCCCCCAAACTCACTGGTATCATCCGAGTCATAGTTGTCCACCTCATCTCCATCCTCGGGTGTGGTGGCCCCAAGGAGGGCTGCGGGGGGTGCCAGGGCCAGGGGAGCCAGATGAGCAGGGGCCTCTCCAAAGCCCCCACCACCCCCTTCGGGTCCTGGTCCCCGGCGGGGGAAGTAGTCAGAGATCTGGCGGATGGGCCGGATGGGCCCAGGGCACACGTTGATGGCCATGTGCTCCTGGATGTTGATGGTCATGCGGTCGCCCCTGCGGCCCCTCATGCAGCACccctggctgggggagggaggttcGAGAGAGCGTGAGCCCAGGGCTGATTCCTCATATCTACCGGCTGCTGGCCAAGGGCCAGGCAGCAATCTCAGGGGTCTGGCTTCACTGACCTCCCTTCCTagatgaggagggagggggcagcctATGCCAGCTGCTGGGCAGGCAGAAGGCTTGGGCCCTCCAGACCCCAAGCTGTGCGCTACAGGGGCTGGGATGCTGGCCCACTCCCCCCAGATAGGTCCCGGCTCCACCTCAGCCTTGCCCACTTACCTCTAGATTGTCCCTTTGTCATCTCCCCGGCTCCTGCCCCTCATTCTGGGCTTTTGTCTCCCCTGGTCCCTGCCTACCCCTGAAGCAGCCCCATAGGccccctcctctgtctctctgagGCTCTGTCTATCCTTCTGCATCAGGCACTTGTCCAGCCTGTGTTTCACCCCTGAGGTTTTCACTTCCCACTGTCTCTTCATTCAGACCCAggatctgcctgcctgcctggtccCCCACCCTCTGCAGCCCAAAGTGAGGACCCCTGGCTCAGATGCCTTCTCCTGAGACTGGCTCTCCAGAGGAGCCAGAAATTGCAGCCTCCGGAGAGCTGAACACCCCCGGAGGCACATACAAGCTAACACACACTCACCCTCACCCTCTCGCCCCTGGCAGCCCAGCCCCCTGCACCTGCCTCTGCGCCTCCAACAGGTGCCCAAGCACTGGGGGGACAGCGGGTGCGGGCTGGGCGGTGGCGGCCGGCGATTCCCAGGGCGGCCGGCGAGAAGAGCGCGGAGTCCGGCAGTCTGAGCCgagagggagggagagctggagaaagtgcggggaggagggggtgagcgAGGTGGAGGCGAGGATGCAGCCAGCGCAggcggcggggggcggggagggacggccggaggctggggagggggcaggactcTCCCTCCCGCGCCCTCCCGGGCACACTTGGGAGCGCACacaagcgcacacacacacacacacgggcggGCTAGCACACGCATCTTGCACGGGCACTCCCGCGCACACGCCAGTGCCCACGTGCTCACGTTCACACTCATGCACAAACCCAGACACGCGCTGGCACACTCACCCCGGAGAACTTCGCATACACACACGCGCAAACACACAGGCTCCCTGCGCCACCGAGAACCAACAGTGAGAACTGCCCGGTGTTCCCCAACTCCTCCCCGGAGACCCCGGCTCCGGCCTCGCCTCCGCACCGAGCCCACGGTTCCTCCCTCCATTGCTTTCTCCTTGCTTCCCTCCCGGCTCTCCAGGGCAGACCACCAGCCTAGTTGCCATGGCGACGTCGGCTAATCCTGCCCCCCCCCACGcgtcctcaccccctccccctcagAGAGCGCTCGTAGGAGGAAGGAGGGTGTCTGGCCCTCCCCTCCTAATATCCGTAGGGGTGGGGCCTGTGAGGCGGGGCTTAGAGATCCGCAGTGACCCAAGAGCGGGCAAGGGAAGGGGGTCTGATCTGCCTGCAGTCGCTGGCTTGGGATCTCGGGGTCCCAGATCCCAGCTGGGGAACCTCACAGTCTGGGGTTCGAGGCTGTGacctcccccgcctcccccgcgCCTTCTTCTTTAGGCTGTTCAGGCTTCTCTCTTTGTGACCCACCCCAGCTCCCAAGGGCCCGTGTCCCCTTCTCGGGGATGGCATTCTCCTTTGGGAATCCaccttccctcactctcccatcTCTAGAGGGCAGGGCATGTGGCGTCGCTCTGAAAACCCCACAGCCCTGCCGCCCTTCCTTATCTGACTGCCGGTCTCTCATCTGAACATCTGCCTGTCAGTCTTAACTCTAGCCTTTGATCTTTGCTCTTCTTTGCCCCAAACTTACCAGCCCACAAAGACAAAGTCCTCACAGTGGCCTTTAAGACCCTTCAGCCCAAGACCCTGACGTCTCTGATCTCCTCACCCTTACTCATCTTGCTGGCTCTCAGGAACGTTACTTGTAGTTCCTAGAACACACCTAGATCTCTCAGACCTCCAGGCTTTTGCTCATGTAAGTTTCTCAGCCTGGaagatctttcttttcttcagggTCATTCTGGGTCACCTCTTCCTAAGACACTTACTGGAACAGCCCCCCCAGGCCTGGTGGTCTCCTCTGCTATCAAGGAGCAGAGGCTGCCCCAAGCTGGGCCTGGCACTAGGTTGGCATCACTAAATATTGTGATTTTAGGTTGCAtagcaatgtgaatatacttaacattgCTGAAATGTGTGCTTGAAAATGGCTAAGACAGAAATATTCATATGTGGATTTttaccccaatttttttttagtaagggGAATGCAAAATCAAACCACACTGAAATAAATACCACTTGTCACCTATCAAATGGTAAAATTCAAAGCAAATGTTGGTGAGGCTATGGGTAAATGCGCACCACCTCGGTGGAGGCCAGTCTGACTGTAGCTACTGTCAGACTCTTTgactcagaaattccacttttttattttattttttattttatcctatAGATTTGCTGTCCCATGAACAAAAAAATAGAAGTTCAAGGTCATTAACTGCATCGTGTCTGCaatggcaaaagattggaaacaacctaaatacctATGACAGGTTTAATCAGTTATGACACAATTTCACGCAATGAAATAACATGTAGTCATGACTAAGGAAGAGGCCCTTTATGTGCTTGCATGGAATCATCTTCACAATCTCATGCCAACTGAAAAAAGTAAGGTACAGAGCAGCATGAATGGAATGCTAACATttgagtgggggaaaaaaagagcttaaatatgtttgtttatttgtgcatAAATTATTTCTGGAAGGCTGCTCAGGAAAGTGGTAACTATGGTGACCTCTGAGGAGGCTGCTGTGAGGCAGAGTAGGGCTGGAATAGGAAAGATTTATTTTGTACCATGTGCATATGTTACCTACTCAAACAAATGTACTAAAATAATATCTTTTGTAAGTAAAGGCAACTATTAGGTTTCCTTTGAGGTTCTTCAGGATAAAAAAGGAGGCAGTACTAAGGGAGATGCTGTCCAGGACCAGAGTGGGTGGGAGTGGTGACAGGCAGACCTGGGCCtgctgtgggaggaggggcaagcTAGGCAAGAAGTCCATGTCCTGCTTCCTCCGCTGCTTTCTTCTGGGGCTTAGCTTAGGCTCAGCAGCATACCTCCAGAAAGCTTTGTTGAAGGAGGGTAAGGATGAGGTAAGGAGTTCCAACCAGTGGTAGGGGAAAACACAGACAGGGTTGAGCCTTAGTTTGTCCAGAGGTGGAAAGGtttttcatccatccatcaagccaataaatatttattgaatacctactatatATTGTGGTGCTCCAGCTATGACCCAAGATCAATGATCTCTGGCTTCACAGGCTTCTAGGGGAGATAGAAAAATACTCCAATGTAGTGAGACTGATGCAGTGACAGGGGATGTCAGAGAACTCAGGTTCACTTCCAGGTGAAGTGTTGTCTCAGCTGAGACCTGGAAGATGAGTAGGACTTACCCAAAATCACGGCATGCGAGGGGCAGCAGGAACTCAGCCTGGTTCCTGGCTCTGGCCTAGGGCTCCCGGGTCAAGTGTGGGGCCAGAGTGTCATAGGTAGATGTGTGTGCAAAGGCTGGGGTGTACTGAGGAAGGGAAGCATGAGAAGAGCTGAGCTGGGTAGGTAGACTAGAATCTTGCAGATCAGGGTAAGAAGTTCAGAATAACGCAGGACCTATGGGAAGCCACTGGACGGTTCTCAGCAGTGGATCTGTGTGTTCTGGTTTGTTCTCGCTGAAGGAAGAGTGAACAGAGAGATATCAACTGGTCCACAGGCTGTTGCAATAAGCCAGATGAGACATGGGGGTGGCTTGgaagaaggggcagagggagagggaagtggatGGATTTGAGATTTATGTCAGGAATTGAGCCAGCAGGTCTTGATTATGGGTTTGTCAGGAGAGAAATAGGGAGAGGTTTGAGATGATTCCTACATGTTTGTGTTGAGCAGAGCATCTAGAGGAAGAGTGAGACATTTGCTGTGATGGAATGAAGGAGCAAGGTTTGGGATAGGAGAATCCAGAGCTCCATTTAGGGTCTATGGAGTTCGAGATGTTTTCAGACATACAGAGACATGAAGCAGGAAGTCGGGTAAAGgagtctggagctcagaggagagggctgggctggaaatATACATTTGTGAGTCACCAGcatatagatggtatttaaagccatgagactggATGAGATCACCTTGGGAGAGAGGGTATAGATAGAAAAGAGAAGGTCCAAGCTGAGCTACTTAGAGGAGGAGGAGTTGAGAAAATCAGTGAGCATGGCCCCCATGCCTGGAGGCAGGGATGTGTGCGCTCTGCCAAGAGACAGAACCAACAGAGAAGTTGCCTTTAGATTTAGCAAGTTATGGGGTCATTTGTGGACCTGGAAAAAGTGCCTTAAGAGGAGTGGCGGGGACAAAGCCAGGTCTGAAGGGGTTGACA includes:
- the DOC2A gene encoding double C2-like domain-containing protein alpha, translating into MEGGTVGSLSLPLGSDCRTPRSSRRPPWESPAATAQPAPAVPPVLGHLLEAQRQGCCMRGRRGDRMTINIQEHMAINVCPGPIRPIRQISDYFPRRGPGPEGGGGGFGEAPAHLAPLALAPPAALLGATTPEDGDEVDNYDSDDTTALGMLEFDLLYDQASCTLHCSILRAKGLKPMDFNGLADPYVKLHLLPGACKANKLKTKTQRNTLNPVWNEDLMYSGITDDDITHKVLRISVCDEDKLSHNEFIGEIRVPLRRLKPSQKKHFNICLERQVPLASPSSMSAALRGISCYLKELEQVEQGPGLLEERGRILLSLSYSSRRQGLLVGIVRCAHLAAMDVNGYSDPYVKTYLRPDVDKKSKHKTCVKKKTLNPEFNEEFFYEMELSALATKTLEVTVWDYDIGKSNDFIGGVSLGPGTRGEARKHWSDCLQQPDTTLERWHTLTSELPQAAGALPSA